A segment of the Juglans regia cultivar Chandler chromosome 15, Walnut 2.0, whole genome shotgun sequence genome:
TATAAAGAGTTACCTTACTCTTCCTATTAGACCTTTTATGAGGACAAAAATGTgtttctacatggtatcagagcagaggtcctgagttcgaaccttaactctacactctatctcatttaattaaatattccacttgttGGGCCTACTGATTGAGAGAAGTCTGGCCCACAAGTGATcggagagtgttaagatataaaataataaaatctacctcttctcaTAAACTTAaccttttgggacaagtggtgattttatatatatatggaaggatTAACCCCATATATATTGGTTTTTGCTGTTGAGGAGACTTGATATATCCATTGTAccttacaagaaaattgtttatttttggctAATTATTTCttgcgaaaatgattattttttactaaaatgaatctgttttcatcgtaaatagttattctcgtcgtaaataatttgtcacaaatgttcatttttcttaCCGTATATGCATGATGTTGTTGCTGTCAGCGAGTAAAAAGTCTAATTCTATCCGATAAACGAAccatatgaattattttaacTCTAAGAAATTAGATAAAGATccagaaaatgagaaaaaaaaaatgccagcACATGGTAAGAATTCAGAAATTCTTCCAATAAATAAAGACCAAGACAATGCCATTTCAGATTAGTGCAagttaattcatatatatatatacctgccGTCATATTCAAAATAACTGAAGGGTGGCTCTATAGCCACAGCTCGCGAGCTAGGAGCTCCCgatattgtattttgtttttttatatgtattttttaatacttttaaaaaatataaaaaaaattcataatattattataaaacactttcttaattactaaattaaaaaataaaataaaaatctcaacagTGTCTACCAGCGGGAACCACCGAGGGAAAGAATGGCATTTTTCCTGACTAAATGAAGGGCACACAGTACGATGAATAATGCGTGGCCGCCATTAATGCAATTACAATCTGCCATGCAACTATGCAAGCAATTTTAAACGAACCCTTCCAACCAGAGTCTTTTCTGGAGCGTTTTACTATTTATCAAGTTTACAGTCTGATTCAAATTTATTATGCTATTTATTTCCGTCTAGGAGCGGTCTTtttccaatattaattataGGAATTGTCACTTTTGTTTTAGGAATAATTCATTACAAACAGATAAAAAGGTATGGatcatcatataatatatttttttatttctctaagCCTGCGAAAACAGATATAAGTGTCTCTATATAATCTCTTCAAATCTTCACGAAGAGTATATACCTTAATAAGGAGTGGCTTGAATTGTGGGAGTCGTGGGCTTAAATGTAAGAATGTCTTAGTGTGATTTGAGCCCATCTGTAATTTATGGCCCATTAATATGGATTGGTCTAATGAATAATCATTAAAAGAATTACAGCCAGACTCAAATTCTCTCTCTATAGATTCTATCtctattttctatcttttcctttcattctttatttttctcgaGTAGATTCTTGACATTCTTGGAGAAGGCCTGTGACAATATGGTATCAAAGATTGAAGATCTTCTTTCTCATCATCGTGGAAGGCACGATGATTAATCAGTTTTAGGATTCTTTCTCCACTTTTAAGAAGTCAGTCAAGTCACACCAAAAGTCTTTATAGTTAGAGGTTGGTTCTTTGAAGAAGTCCTTTGATTCTTAGCAAAAGGCAATGGAGTCACTAGTCTTGGAGTTGAAAGGCTTAACTATTGAAATGCAGAAAATGAATTAGTTGAGAAGTGGCAAAAATTCACAGAGTGGAAATAACAGTAATGGAGAGCATCAAATGGAAATTAGTCATACAACACGTACCAATTTGTTGGAATTGAATTTCCTTCTTTCAATGGTGAGGATCTTGCTAGTTGGCTGTATAAGGttaatcattttttcttgtattataATACTCCTTCTCATCAAAGATTGCAGTTAGTATCTTTTCATATGGAGGGTAGAGCCCTCGTTTGGTTCCAAGATTTGGAGGAGTCAAGCATGTTATCAGATTGGGATGCTTTTGTAAAACCATTGTCGTTAAGGTTTGGGTGTAGTTGCTATGATGATCCCATGAAAGCCTTAACAAGGCTTAAACAAACTGATTTAGTGAAAGATTATAAAACTAAGATTGAAGCATTGTCAAATAGACTTAGATGGTTGTTATCTAATTAAAAGTTGAGTTGTTTCTTAAGTGGCCTTAAGGATGAGATAAGGCTATCTGTCAGAATGTTTATGGTCTTGCCAAGATTAAGGAAGAACATGTTCAGATCAACAAGAAAGTGGAAAGAAACAACAATAGTTATGGATATGGTGGAATTAGAAAAGGATCACTGGTTTTGGAGCAGATAGTACTAAGAGCAGTAGCTTGACGACTAGTTTTTCAGTACAGAAgatttctcattctcaaatgAAAGACATGGGGGAGGAGGGTATTTGCAACTATCGTGAGTCTAAATGGGTGGTTGGGCATAAGTGCATGAATCCCAAGTTGTTTTTAATTGATGAAATTGTGGAAGAATTTCCTAGTGTGGAGGAAGATGATGGGAATGAGAAGGAGCTCATTGGGGCAAATCGATCTCTACcccaattaataattattactgTGCCATTTCATCCACAAATTACCTGTTGCATATTTGCGTTATATTTGtttcatgtaattaaaatttcaGTAATTGTGCTCTGATTGTGTTTGTactaaaaatatggaaaattggTGGTTTTggtgtaaaataaaaatgtaattttgtgggtgtgtgtgtgtatcacgaccctaagccaAGATGGACATTATCTCGATCGAGCTATCTTGGTCACTCGGGAGCCAGAGTAACATCCCTGGGTGGCTTGGGGGAGATGGCAACCCTCTCGGGTTGACTCTATAGCCTCTCTGCCTGCAGAAGGGAGAGGGTGCTTGGTCACGTACGCGCCGAGCGCAGAGCTGGGCATCACTGATTACGAAGTCTTTGAGTAACCCATTTTCACATAATTGCATATGTTTccatgtttatatttttgggtgttaattttttttgtttcacttACTCAGATTTTgcaaaatctcactgtggtcACCCCACTTGCGATTCTGCAAAGTGGAACCGAAGACTTTGATGTAGAGGAAGGTTGAGCTTTGAGGTTTGGCTCTACCTAAGGAGTGAAGACTCACGAGCCCCTTTGTTTCCTTTTGTCTAGTGTtgattaattgttttaatttttaatcagattatattattttaaatgttgGTGTTTGGAAGACTCATGGTGATGCCTAACCTCCAGGTTCAATCTCTCATCGAACTATCCAATGGGGAATCGCTCTGCAGCGTTGGAGTTACACCAACAAAAATTCGAAAATCTCGAATGGCAAAATCCACAATTGCCTTCCTCATTTCTCATTACTTCCTTAAGTATCAAACCCACATTACAATCTTCCAACTCCAACTAGGAAAGCAAAAAACTAGGAAAATAAACTAGGAAAGCAATAAACTCGGACGAAATGACAGAATTGACCAACAACAGAATCCGAATAATTAGACTTCTAAAAACGTAAACTTCCAAAAACTCCTCTGCATAGCCGAACATCCACATCAGCTCCGTTGATTATGGATTTAAATTAACCCCTTCCAGATTTGCCTCTACATCAATATTCGCATCAATATTTCCCTCCTGATTTGCATCACATGGCTTATGGTTTTTGTTGGTGATGTAACTTTAAATTCTAGTACTACTAGTAttcctaatttttcttttattttattgtttcaaattaactgcatattattatattgcatgcttgcacacacttACTTTCACAATGAGCTATGAGTGTGTGACCTGAGTAGCCAACATCCGGGGTCATGACTCCCTCCCCAAGCAACCATAGTGAGCTATAAGTGGGGTCAAGGGCGCCACGTCACCTTGcctcaaatctctctctctctctctctctgttgtgtTGTGTGTTGTAGACCACGTTACCATCATTTGTCGACGTGCGATTTTGTTGTACCCTCCTTCACTATCAATTTTACTGTTGTTCCAGCACCGCCACCAACCACCTGTTGAGAAACCACCTAATGCCAACATCGAAGTTTGGCCATGCCCGATCACCAAGAACTGTGGCACCCTTAACCCCACATGTGATTTGGTGGAAGTCGTGACACTGAGATGATGAGTACATGGATCACACATACCATTGCCTTGTGTTGGTGTGTGCAAAAATGCAATATGTGTGCAACATAAATAACGTAGCGAAAACATAAAAGGTATTCAAAAGCTAAGTACCAGGAATAAATCTAAAACCATACAACTAGAAAAAAGAATCCTCCAAAAGGTTAATACAGTCATCCAGCTGAATTAAAGGAAATTAATACAAGGTCCTTAGGTGGGGCCAGTCCCTGCTGCTTATACCCATTCTTTGCATCAAAGCCTACTGTTCCCTGATACAGAACCATAGGTTGAAAtaccaaaatgagattttgcatTCTCAGTAAGTAATCAATATGCAACAATAAAGAGTTTAATACATGCATTTATACAACCAAAAAAGTAAGATAACCATACATGCAAAAGATCACAATATTCATTTTTCCATCCTTTCGCAAAAAGAACACATTTAATCAGAACAACACAAGCCAAAAATCCCTTTAGCCCAAAACACAACCATTTATTAACATGTACGCCATGGTCTCCCCTGGGAAAATCCACACATCCTGGCTTCCTTCTCCGCACAACGGGTAATGACCATGCATGTGACTTCATAATGAGTGATGCACAGCTCCACGCCCAATGCATATCATGACCAGACATCCTCTAGCCCTACCAACGAGGGGCCACGGGTCGTGCCAACAATGTTACCGTCATGACCGACCCAACTGTCGCCCGGCTACAACCTTGGGGATATCACTTAGTGTATTACGCTCCAAAGTGACCAGATCAACTCCACCAAGGTAATGCCCCATCTAGGCTTGGGGTCATGAAACGCACGCACCCAGTTTCCAAATCATACCACAAGGCATAACACAACACAGTTGAAAATTGTGGTGCCCTCGACCTCCACGTGTGATTTGGTGGAAGTCGTGACACCAGGATGATAACCACACGGATCATACACCGCATCACCATGTGCAAGTGTGTGCAAACATGCAAAATGTGTACAACATAAATATTGCAGTGGAAAAATATAAGGCAGTCAAAAACTAAGTaccaaaaagtttaaaaaatgatagaaccTGAAACAAAGTCCTCCAATAGGTTATACATTCATCcggttgaaaaatataaataaagtggTAACAACTCTCGCAACAAATACAAAGAAGAAATAGTATTCAATAGGCCAATCACTCCTCCGGCGGAGCCAATCCCTCTGGCTCTAATtcctcctctgcatcaaagtctatggtcCTGTAAAACGAAACCATAGGTAGGAATACTACAATGAGATTTTAcaatctcagtaagtaatcaACATGCAACAACTAAGaatttaaaacattcatttataCAACCAACAAAGTAAGACAGTCATACAAACAAAAGACCAAGATATCCATTTCTTCCACCCTTTCctaaaataacacatttaaacCGAACACTCAAGCCAAAAACCCCTTTGGCCCAAAACACAACCATTTATTacgcatgcaccatggtctcccctatggaaCATGCGCATACCCTGGCTCCCTTCATCATATCACGAGTAAAGATCGTGCATGTAATAATTTGTCTAGGCATCCTTTAGCACCCCACCAATGGAGAGGCCATAGATTTGGCATGAGAATGTTAATGTCTCGTCCAAGCCCGTTGTCGCGAGCGACAACCTAGGGAATGTTACTCAGTTTATTATGCTCCCtaagtgaccagaggagctccactaAAATAATACTCCATCTcaacttggggtcatgatattCACACAACATGCATAACACAACACAGttaaataatcaaaacaaatagtAATTACGGTAAAACAAATACAGATGTATGACATGAAgtatattggatgacatggcataacacaCATAAGACAATATAAAACTTTACAACAGtcataatatttacagtttcaCAAACCCAACTACACACGTAATCCCATCCTTCATCTGGCCCACAGCCCAATTTCCAACAATAATTACGATTATCAATCCAGCACTTCATTGGGCCCAAGGCCGGTCTTAACACAACCATACTGCAAACAAAGTTGGTGATAAATTCACATCTTAAGCTGAAGGGTCGGCTGGAGAGTTACTTAGGACATGGATGGGAAAATCTATGGGGTCTCGCGTGTGTGCGTCACTAGGTAGAAGGAAACCAAACCATTAGTAAATACACAAAACGTAAACAGATGCTAAAAAGCAACTCGTGGTAGATTTGGCCCACCAAGGTGATGCCAAAAGTGGCAAAGCAGCGGCGGGGCAGCAACGGTGCAAGGTGGCAGTGGCGGATCTAGTCGAGATAAAGGgctttttgtgggttttttaCGAAGAAGATATCAAATCTGGGTTGCTAGTGGGCATAGGAGAGGGTTTCTACAGTGCATAGCAATGGAGCATGGGAAAGGAAAGATGGGTGCTCAATTGTGATAGTGCAGCCGTTAGAAGGCAGCTGGGGCGGCGCACGATGAAAAACACTCCTACAAGCTACAGGAAGTGGAACAAAGGATGGAATTTCTCTAGACCTAAGCTTAGAGATGAAgagagggatttttttttttttttttgtggtgatttGAGGGATGGAGAACTTGGCCTATTTACAGGCCGAGTGTGGGTTCTATGGTAGCCATCGCTGTGATTAGGGGTGGTGGACGGTGTGGGGTATGCGAGATACCCACACGTGACATGCATTCAGAGGCCTCTAGAGGCGGTGAGCCACTTCTGGGGCTTAATCCATCACAGGTTGCAGAgaggagaaaggagaaaaatagGTCACAGGGCTCAcgagtaggggtgtaactggtccggttcggtccaattTTGGACAAAACTTAGGAccgaactggtatgtaccggttttagaTTTTCCAAAATCGATTATAAACCGGTTtccctcctaaaccgatacttccaGTTTTATCGGTTTCAGGTTCGGTTCAGTCCGGttcgatttttcagtttttttaaaatgtaagtttgacAGTTTGTTATCTGTCAGTGCATGCAAATTGCTATATGATTCTTAATTGATTTTGGTAGTTTTGAGCCACATTTAAAGATGTTTCAGTTCTCGTTACCTATTCAAACTTAGAGATGATTCTGTTTATACAGATAGTgattaagatgaaaaatgttACAATGTAGTTCAATCAATACAATAATTTCCTTGGCACTGCTGAATAATCAGGACGTGACCATGTACcatgtttgaaatatttgtcAATTGAATTCCATTTAATTGGAATTTACTaaatattaacaatatatatatatatataaatgtataaacCAAATGCAATTATCCCATTTTCTTCAAGTTATAAACCCAATCATAAAGCCCTAATAACacaaactcaatcacaaaaccctaataacacaaacacaatcacaagcaccatcacaaaaatcctaaatttcggattcaaaaacTCTAATAAAACAAATACCATCTACAGTTCTACaagatttcaaagtaatttaaaaaacacaaaaacaaattacTGTGGGTTCGTGAGGTGAGGAATCGAAGACAAAGAGGGTAAGGTGAGGCCAAGGGTCTGTGCATGGTAGGTTGCGATTCTACAGCTAAGTTATGTGCAACAGTCGGTGAGGGGACAGAGAGACAAAGACGAGAGAGTGAGgcagagagatgagagagtgaggCAGAGAGTCTGAGAGACAGGCGCTGTCTGTAGAGAGAACTTCGGTGGAGTCACGGAGGCATTAGAGGGGTTCGAGGGGAGGGGGGATGCGACAGAGGGAGGGCTAGGGTTTTCGCCTTTCGGGGGAGTGGGGgaaagtgaaagtgaaaaatgaaaagtgaaaactgAGGGGGAAGGGTTGAAGTGACGAAAACTAACGTTGAAACGACaccatttggattgaaattggacCCAAACTGAGTTGCGTGAAATGCCGTTTCACGCAACTCAGGTTCAAAATTCTCCCCCTTGGACTTAAACGGCGCCGTCTAGGTCCAGTTTTAtattaaacgacgccgttttgtgTTTGGCATATGAGGTATAGtgttattcttttatcttttatatataattatattaataacatatgatcaaacaaattacaaatgttcatatttaagattaaaattttatgttataacttataatttataaatcataatatgaaattatttcaaatatgatatataattatatatattatatatacaactttcacatatagttatatattatataaaaaatattttgtataatattaattttgtataaaatttatatataaaatattaatttatatatatatatttctccaaCCAGTCCGGTCTAGGAAAGTGTGAAACTGGAACCAAATCGGTTCTGGCCGGTTTTCCTAATACATGAACCTGTCCCGGACCTAACCAGTTCAAAACTGGagaaaccggtccggtccggttctgTCCAGacagattttttaatttttcagtgtaaatttacacccctactcatgGGTTGGGGGTGTTAGGCGGTGGTGGAGGGGCTTGCAGTGATGAATGCGTGGCAAAGTGTTTATGGTTGAGAGGGGCGGCAACGTAAGGACTCGGCAtggaggagaaagaaaagaaagaagaagaataaaagaaagagaagataaAAGAGATGGGTGTGGTGCTGGGGAAACACTAGAAGAAGAAAACTAGGGTTTTCATCCATAGCCCAAAATGACACCATTTCAGGAAGGGAGAAAAATTCTCCCACAGCTAGCCAAAACAATGTTGTTTGAGGGGGAGGGGCTGGGCTCCCTCATGCACACGGGCTAGGCCCAATTTCCACACCCCTACTAGGCCCAAAAGCTTACAACACAacacataaacaaataaaataaaataacccatAATActaacaaacaaataaaaacacaatttttgggatctcacatcctccccccttaaaagaaatttcatcctcgaaattgaCAAGCTCAATCCATTAATTCCACGACAAAATACAAGATACAACTCAAAATATGCTTGAGAAAGCATAGAATCAATAATACCAAAACAGATATGGATAATGCTCTGTTATGTCTACCCCCTCTCTCTCAAGAGAAATCCCTAGCCAATGGATCTCCCCATGACACCTTCACCAAAGGTATCGTCTTGGAACTCAACCTCTGCTCTATCCAATCCACAATTTGCGTCGGTGCAACTTCTTAGGTAAGGTTAGGCTGTAATTGGATGCTATCCAAGTCGAAAAGTCATGGCTcctgctgtccaaaactcttttTCAACAATGATACATGAAATACATCGTGCACCTCCCCAAAATATTCTGGCAAAGCAATCTTATCAACAATAGGCCCAACCTTCTTCATTATCTGAAAATGATTGACATACCTTGGGCTTAGCTTCCCTTTCTTCCCAAAACATTTGACGCCCTTTATGGGTGAGACTTTAAGGTACACCCAATCACCTTCTTTGAATGATaggtctcttcttcttgtatctgtataactctttttatGACTCGGTGCTATTGCCATCCTATCCCTTATGACTCTAACTTGATCCTTCATCTTTTGAACTCTTTCTGGCCCAAGAAGTTTGCTTTCACCAACCTCATTCGAAAATAACGGTGATCTACATTTCCTCCCATATAGAACCTCAAAAAGTGCCATCTGAAGGGATGCTTGGAAGCTGTTGTTGTACGCAAACTCTATGAGCGGCAGGTGATTCTCCCAGCTACCCTTGAATTCCAAGGCACAGGCCCGCAACATATCTTCAAGAGTCTGAATGATGCACTATGATTGGCCGTTTGTCTGGGGTGATAAGCATTGCTAAAATTCAACTTAATGCCCATGGCCGCCTGCAAGCTTTTCCAAAAATGGAACGTGAACTGCAGGTCCCGATCTAACACAATGCTCTTAGGTAGCCCATACAAACGTACAGTCTCTTTTACATACATCAACGTCAACCATCCCAAAGTGTCGATATTAGTGACAGGTAGGAAATGAGCACTCTTGGTCAACTGATCGATAATCACCCAAATCGAATTATTCTCGCTAGGAGTTCTTGGCAATCCCGCTACAAAATCCATCGCAATGTGGTTGTGGTCCCATTTCCACTCTGGAATTGCGAGGTGTTGGAAATTACCAGTAGGTCTCTAGTGTTCAAGTTTGACTTATCGGCAAGTGGAACATCTCTCGTCTAACATAGCAATGTCcttcttcattccttcccaccaaaaaacTCTCTTTAAGTCCCGATACATTTTCATGCTTCTaggatgaactgaataaggGGCCACATGCGCCTCAGCTAAAATCCTCTCCTTAAACTCTAAACTATTGGGAATCACCTTACAATTTCTGAATAGTAGAATACCATCCTTACCCAAACTAAAGTGTGCAGGTCCGCTTGAATTTCTGACACTCTTTCGGATATCCAGTAGCTTCGGGTCCCTcctttgaagagtcttcaattcttcaaaatcaacaatTGGGACTTCATGCATAGAGGCTAACACTTCCTTGTGCTATGAACTCTCTACAAAAAGCCTTCTAATCCCATAAAGTAGAGAGTCCAACCCCGACGACTCGGCCTCATCTACTAAATGGGACTTCTGACTTAGCACATCGGCAACTTGGTTCACCTTCCCAAGATGGTACTTAATCTTGAACTAGTAGCCACTAATAAACTCTAACCACCTTTTCTGCCTCATGTTGAGATTTCTCTACGTGAAGAGATGCTTTAAGCTCTTATGGTCGACCTCACAAGCCTCTCCATAAGGATAGTGCTTCCAGCTCCAGGTCACGAGTGGGATAGTTCCTTTCATGATCCTATAGTTTGCAGGATGCATAAGCTATTACTTGACCCTCCTGCATGAGAACACATCCCAACCCAAACTTGGAAGCATCACTAACAACCACAAACTGCTTGTGCGGCTCAAGAAGTGCCAAAATAGGTGTCGAAGTCAATCGCTTCTTCAACTCCTAGAAGCTTCTCTAGCACTTATCGGTCCAAAAAAACTCAACATCCTTATTGGTTAGGGCAGTGAGGGGTCTGAACAATCTAGCATTTCATGAATCTTTGAAAATACCCTACGAGTCCCAAGAAGCTTCAAATCTCATGCACTGATGTGGGACTTGGTCAGGCCAAAACAACTTCAACCTTACTGGGATCTACACCCACACCTTCTTGAGACATGACATGCCCAAGGAACCTAACTTCAATCAACCAGAACTCACATTTTCTTAGATTTACATACAACTGATGTTCCCTCAGATTACCCAGAACCAACAATAGGTGACTAGTATGTTTCTCCAAATTTTGAGAATAGACCAGAATTTCATCAATAAAGACTACCACAAAAGAATCCAGATAGGACTGAAACACATGGTACATCATGTCCATAAAAGCAGTAGAGGCATTAGCTAGTTCAAAAGGCATCACTTTGAACTCATAATGCTCGTACCTCGATCTGAAAGCAGTCTCCAATACATCCTTTCCTCGTATTCTTAACTGATAATAACTTGACCTCAAGTCAATTTTTGAGAAAGTAGCCATGCCTTCGAGTTGATCAAACAAATCATCAATCTGGGGTAGTGGTCACCTTGTTGAGTTCCCGGTAATCAATGCACAAtgtcatctttcttttttatgaaCAACATGGTCGCTCCCCAAGTTGAAGAACTGGGCTGAATAAATCCCTTATCCACCAATTCTTTCAATTGGGTTTTCAACTCTTTCAACTTAGTTGGTGCCATTCCTTAAGGAGCCTTGTGCACCGAAGCCGCTCTAGGTTTCAAGTCAATAGTAAACTCGACATCACGGACAGGAGGTAATCTTGGGAGGTCATCCACAAAGACATTAGAGAACTCCTCCACGATTGGGATTCTTGCAACAGACTTCGTCTGTGATCGTTTAGACAACACTTGAACCAAATAGGTATCTGCCTCACTAGCTAGGTCCTTTTTCGCTTAGATCGCAGATATGACCCCAGGTCTTGACTTCTGCTTGCTTCCCAAAAATTCCATATAGTCCCTTCCAGGAAGATGAAAACTAACCACACGGCTCCGACAATTGATACTTGCAAAGTGCCAAACCAACCAATCCATACCCAGAATAATGTCGAACCCAAGCAACTTGAACAATATCAGGTCGACATCAAGTTTCCTCTCTCCAAAGTCTAGAGGACAGCCTAAGGTGACCTTTGAACACCCCACCGTCTCTCCATTGGGTAACACCACTACCACAGACACAAACGATTGGGATCTTTACGTATCAAATAAAGTGCACGCATAAAATTCATACAACTGAACTCTATCTGATGAGATCAAATACTTCCAatgaaattaaaaggaaaaaaaaaaccatgaaaTGCATCAACTCAAAAGATTGGATTACATCCATACCTGGGATGACTCAAGCGTCATGGGTTTCTGGGGCCACATCATCGACCTCACCAGGGGATAGTGCATACACCCTTGCCTGCACTGTCTACCTCTAATTTGTCCTTCCCCTGTGCTGTCCTACTCGATTTTCCTGGGTAGCATTAGAGCCCTCACGAGAAAAATGCCCCACCTGACCACACTTGAAGCATTGGATCCCACCTTGACAACAATCACCTTCATGGGATCTGTTGCACCTCCCACAAACTGGAGCTCAGCCTCCCATGCACACACTGGAGGCTACCTATGGTTCGACCCCAGTCCGTGATACAAACTTCTGAGGTGACCCAGAGCTGCTCCTTTCCCTAAAACTCCTCCTCTTCTAGCCCACTGGAGAGCCTACAAAACCAGCAAATTATCGCTCAGTAATCGAGGCCACCTCAACCAGCCTCTGGAAAGTCGAAACCTGATGGCAAGCAACTTGTTTGTGGAATCTCATTTCGCAGACTCTCCTGAAAATGCTCTGTCTGCATCTCTTCTGTAGCAATGAGATGTGTTGTGAACAGTCCAATCTCCATGAACTTCCGGGCGTACTGCTCTACTGTCATGTCCCCTTGCACCAAATTGTTAAATTCCCATGTCTTCTTTCACCTTACTATGTTTGGGAAGAAGTGATAGCCAAACTCTTGCTTGAAACGTTGCCAAGTCATATTTGCAAATGACCCCAACTCCATCTCTAGGATCTCCCGCATAGGCTCCCACCAAGTGATAGCTTTGCCTTGTAACATATAGCTCGGGTACAACAACTTTGGAGACTCGGTATATCCACAAATCTCGAATGTCCACTCT
Coding sequences within it:
- the LOC108993048 gene encoding uncharacterized protein LOC108993048, with product MLRACALEFKGSWENHLPLIEFAYNNSFQASLQMALFEVLYGRKCRSPLFSNEVGESKLLGPERVQKMKDQVRVIRDRMAIAPSHKKSYTDTRRRDLSFKEGDWVYLKVSPIKGVKCFGKKGKLSPRTIDFDAEEELEPEGLAPPEE